A window of the Labeo rohita strain BAU-BD-2019 chromosome 1, IGBB_LRoh.1.0, whole genome shotgun sequence genome harbors these coding sequences:
- the cntf gene encoding ciliary neurotrophic factor, translating into MAGRGTNGRHGLRGHAGRTAALALLVHKECTQLLELYRNSESLPSSPVDEGYLVSIPPLVPQLSDAEKISLLHAALKECLRLLEDVITREDAEFSDDDEEDSEYKRKRKTVRDRLGHLLTSTEQLLVNGPKFEAKVKEELDGQADSGSFGLKMWIVRVLQDLVHWTGQTSDILRSLPAEMEKAPKTMSRRTRRGAGKIRK; encoded by the exons ATGGCTGGCAGAGGTACAAACGGTCGTCATGGTTTGCGGGGCCACGCAGGGAGAACCGCAGCTTTAGCCCTGCTGGTTCATAAGGAATGCACTCAACTCCTGGAGTTATAC agaaacagtgaatcattgcCATCCTCACCGGTTGACGAAGGTTACTTAGTGTCTATTCCTCCACTGGTTCCTCAGTTGTCAGATGCAGAAAAAATATCTCTCCTGCATGCTGCGCTCAAGGAGTGTCTGCGACTTCTGGAAGATGTCATTACGCGGGAGGACGCAGAATTTTCCGACGACGACGAAGAAGACAGCGAGTACAAGAGAAAACGGAAAACTGTGAGGGATCGTCTGGGGCACCTGTTGACCAGCACAGAGCAGCTACTAGTGAACGGCCCAAAATTTGAAGCTAAAGTTAAAGAG GAGCTGGATGGTCAGGCAGACAGCGGGAGTTTCGGTCTGAAGATGTGGATTGTGCGAGTGCTGCAGGACCTCGTGCACTGGACTGGCCAAACATCTGACATTCTCCGATCTCTGCCAGCAGAGATGGAGAAAGCACCAAAGACAATGTCTCGGAGGACAAGAAGAGGCGCCGGAAAAATAAGGAAGTGA